Proteins from a single region of Carassius carassius chromosome 25, fCarCar2.1, whole genome shotgun sequence:
- the LOC132104570 gene encoding gastrula zinc finger protein XlCGF57.1-like, whose product MAFIKQESEDLRIAEVFSLKHEETEEQTELMAIKEEKQELKETEEKDQIEKHDFLAEEKSILTETNSVQKTTSPSYLTCHECGKCFTHKKNLNAHMKIHTREKLFTCDQCGKCFTKKGNLNNHLTTHTGGKPFNCVQCGKSFRYKETLKTHMRVHTGENLFTCQHCGKSFTLKGNLNEHIKIHTGEKPFTCQHCGVSFTTKGNLNEHIKTHTREKPFTCQHCGKSFKVKGSLDEHVIIHTGEKPFICDHCGKCFAKKRNLNKHVTIHTGGEPFTCVQCGKSFRYKKTLESHMRVHTGGKPFTCVQCGKSFTKKGNLNEHVTIHTGGKPFTCVQCGKSFRYKKTLKSHMRVHTGEKLFTCQHCGKSFTLKGNLNEHIKIHTGEKLFTCQHCGKSFVKKGGLDQHIIIHSEKPFPCDQCGNSYKYEESLKFHIRVHTGEKREHSRENGFICDQCGESFSCKVSLYTHVRLHTTEKAFTCKLCGDSFSQNGNLKSHMRIHSGEKNLVCKEFQT is encoded by the exons ATGGCGTTTATTAAACAGGAGAGTGAAGACTTGAGGATTGCAGAAGTATTCAGCTTGAAACATGAAGagactgaagaacaaacag AATTGATGGCAATAAAAGAAGAGAAGCAAGAACTGAAAGAAACAGAAGAGAAAGATCAAATTGAGAAACATGATTTCTTGGCTGAAGAAAAATCCATACTGACTGAAACAAACTCTGTTCAGAAGACCACATCTCCCAGTTACTTAACTTGCCATGAATGTGGAAAgtgtttcacacacaaaaaaaaccttaatgcGCACATGAAAATTCACACTAGAGAGAAGCTGTTCActtgtgatcagtgtggaaagtgttttacTAAAAAAGGAAATCTTAATAATCATCTAACCACTCACACTGGAGGGAAGCCGTTCAATTGtgttcagtgtggaaagagtttcagatataaagaaacacttaaaacccacatgagagttcacactggagaaaatcTGTTCACATGCCAAcactgtggaaagagtttcacgcTAAAAGGAAACCTTAATGAACACATCAAAATTCACACGGGAGAAAAGCCGTTCACATGCCAACACTGTGGAGTGAGTTTCACTACAAAGGGAAACCTTAACGAACACATCAAAACTCACACCAGAGAAAAGCCATTCACATGCCAAcactgtggaaagagtttcaaagTAAAAGGAAGCCTTGATGAACATGTAatcattcacactggagagaagccgttcATATGTGATCACTGTGGAAAGTGTTTCgctaaaaaaagaaatcttaatAAACACGTAACCATTCAcactggaggggagccgttcacTTGtgttcagtgtggaaagagtttcagatataaaaaaacacttgaatcccacatgagagttcacactggagggAAGCCGTTCACTTGtgttcagtgtggaaagagtttcactaaAAAAGGAAATCTTAATGAACACGTAACCATTCACACTGGAGGGAAGCCGTTCACTTGtgttcagtgtggaaagagttttagatATAAAAAAACGCTTAAAtcccacatgagagttcacactggagagaagctgtTCACATGCCAAcattgtggaaagagtttcacgtTAAAAGGAAACCTTAATGAACACATCAaaattcacaccggagagaagctgTTCACATGCCAAcattgtggaaagagttttgttaAAAAAGGAGGCCTTGATCAACACATAATCATTCATTCAGAGAAGCCATTCCCATGTGATCAATGCGGAAATAGCTACAAATATGAAGAAAGCCTCAAGTTCCACAttagagttcacactggagaaaagagAGAACATTCAAGAGAGAATGGTTTTATTTGTGATCAGTGTGGAGAGAGTTTCAGCTGTAAAGTGAGCCTCTACACTCATGTGAGACTTCATACTACAGAGAAGGCTTTCACCTGCAAACTGTGCGGGGATAGCTTCTCACAAAATGGAAATCTTAAGTcacacatgagaattcacagtGGAGAGAAGAATTTAGTGTGTAAAGAGTTTCAGACATAA